The Caldisericota bacterium genome contains the following window.
TACTTGCAAAGTCAAAAATTTCTGAGGTGTTTCGCTCTTTAGCGCCTATTCTCTTTCTCCTTTTGTTTACGGTGCTTTTCCAGTTATTTTTTACTCCTGGGAAAGTAGTTTACTCTTTTTTCTTTTTGAAGGTTACAAGTGAAGGCATATACCTTGCTACTTATATTGCAATGAGGCTTATACTGCTTTCGTTTTTTACTTTTGTGCTTACTGCAACTACTTCTAATATTGAACTTACTGATGGTTTTGAAGCAGTGATCTCTCCGCTTAAGATGGTACGGTTTCCTACAGAGGAAGTTGCTTTAATGATTTCTATTGCTATGCGTTTTGTGCCTGTGCTTTTTGAAGAGGCTACTAGAATTATGAAAGCGCAAACATCACGAGGGGTATTATTTAATAAAGGCAGCTTAATACAACGCGCAAGGAGCTTTTTGCCATTATTGCTTCCTTTGTTGCTCAATGCATTTAATAGGGCTGACCAATTGGCAATTGCGATGGAAGCAAGAGGATTTGTAGTGGGGAAAGTGCGTACCAAATATCGTGAAATGTGGATTAAGAAAATTGATTTATTTTTTATTTTTCTATTTATATTAATTATGGCTGCTTCTATTATGGTAAAAAGAATATGAAAAACTATATTTTGAGAATGGAATATATTGGAAGGAATTTTTACGGGTTCCAAAAGCAAAGAGATCTACCCACTGTTCAAGGCAGCACGGAAGAAGCTTTAACAAGGATC
Protein-coding sequences here:
- a CDS encoding energy-coupling factor transporter transmembrane component T, producing MLCKLDPRVKIVLLFSITVFLFFVKTISGYMLLLLFAIFLILLAKSKISEVFRSLAPILFLLLFTVLFQLFFTPGKVVYSFFFLKVTSEGIYLATYIAMRLILLSFFTFVLTATTSNIELTDGFEAVISPLKMVRFPTEEVALMISIAMRFVPVLFEEATRIMKAQTSRGVLFNKGSLIQRARSFLPLLLPLLLNAFNRADQLAIAMEARGFVVGKVRTKYREMWIKKIDLFFIFLFILIMAASIMVKRI